In one window of Cupriavidus necator N-1 DNA:
- a CDS encoding ABC transporter ATP-binding protein: protein MADAQATGPILRLQGVQTHIGPYHILHGVSFEVPRGGVTMLLGRNGAGKTTTLRTIMGLWQASAGTVTFDGTDITRHSTPAIAQAGIAYVPENMSVFSDLTVAENMRLAARTGAIDERRLDWVFRMFPALKTFWQQRAGVLSGGQKQMLSVARAIIEPRQLLIVDEPTKGLAPAIIQNMIHVFRELKQTEVSILLVEQNFHMAKSVGDTVAVMDDGRTVHTGTMAALAGDDLLQQKLLGLSLAAHQ from the coding sequence ATGGCTGACGCACAAGCAACCGGGCCGATCCTGCGGCTGCAGGGCGTGCAGACCCATATCGGCCCGTACCACATCCTGCACGGCGTGAGCTTCGAGGTGCCGCGCGGCGGCGTGACCATGCTGCTGGGGCGCAACGGCGCCGGCAAGACCACCACGCTGCGCACCATCATGGGCCTGTGGCAGGCCAGCGCGGGCACGGTGACCTTTGACGGCACCGACATCACGCGCCACAGCACGCCCGCGATCGCGCAGGCCGGCATTGCCTACGTGCCGGAGAACATGAGCGTGTTCTCTGACCTGACCGTGGCCGAGAACATGCGCCTGGCAGCGCGCACCGGCGCCATCGATGAGCGCCGGCTGGACTGGGTGTTCCGCATGTTCCCGGCGCTGAAGACCTTCTGGCAGCAGCGTGCCGGCGTGCTGTCGGGCGGGCAGAAGCAGATGCTGTCGGTGGCGCGCGCCATCATCGAGCCGCGCCAGCTGCTGATCGTCGACGAGCCCACCAAGGGCCTGGCGCCGGCCATCATCCAGAACATGATCCATGTGTTCCGCGAGCTCAAGCAGACCGAGGTGTCGATCCTGCTGGTGGAGCAGAACTTCCATATGGCGAAGTCGGTGGGGGATACGGTGGCGGTGATGGACGATGGCCGCACGGTACACACGGGCACGATGGCGGCGCTGGCTGGAGACGACTTGCTGCAGCAGAAGCTGCTGGGGCTGTCGCTGGCGGCGCACCAGTAA
- a CDS encoding ABC transporter ATP-binding protein: MLETRGLTIRFGGHVAVNAVSCAFRPGELTCIVGPNGAGKTTYFNLVSGQLPPTAGQILLDGEDVTRLPVSQKTRRGIGRAFQLTSLFPQLSVLENVRLAVQARQQRGIDLFSMWTSHRDVQAQAMAILERVALAGKRQLTVASLPHGDQRKLEVGILLALQPRVFMFDEPTAGMSVDEVPVILDLIREIRQDRSKTVLLVEHKMDVVRSLADRIIVLHNGTLVADGDPAEVIASPVVQQAYLGMPEEEGSHG; the protein is encoded by the coding sequence CTGCTGGAAACGCGCGGCCTGACCATCCGCTTTGGCGGCCACGTGGCCGTCAATGCGGTGTCGTGCGCGTTCCGGCCCGGCGAGCTGACCTGCATCGTCGGCCCCAACGGCGCCGGCAAGACCACGTATTTCAACCTGGTCTCGGGCCAGTTGCCGCCCACGGCGGGGCAGATCCTGCTGGATGGCGAGGACGTGACGCGCCTGCCGGTGTCGCAGAAGACGCGCCGCGGCATTGGCCGCGCCTTCCAGCTGACCAGCCTGTTTCCGCAGCTGTCGGTGCTGGAGAACGTGCGGCTGGCGGTGCAGGCGCGCCAGCAGCGCGGCATCGATCTGTTCTCGATGTGGACCAGCCACCGCGACGTGCAGGCCCAGGCCATGGCGATCCTGGAGCGCGTGGCGCTGGCCGGCAAGCGCCAGTTGACAGTGGCCTCGTTGCCGCACGGCGACCAGCGCAAGCTGGAGGTCGGCATCCTGCTGGCGCTGCAGCCGCGCGTGTTCATGTTTGATGAGCCCACCGCGGGCATGAGCGTGGATGAAGTGCCGGTGATCCTTGACCTGATCCGCGAGATCCGCCAGGACCGCAGCAAGACCGTGCTGCTGGTCGAACACAAGATGGACGTGGTGCGCTCGCTGGCCGACCGCATCATCGTGCTGCACAACGGCACCCTGGTGGCCGACGGCGACCCGGCCGAGGTGATCGCCTCGCCGGTGGTGCAGCAGGCTTACCTGGGCATGCCGGAAGAGGAGGGCAGCCATGGCTGA
- a CDS encoding branched-chain amino acid ABC transporter permease, translating to MTTSTTLPAAAPTDLPKVRLDWTPLALAPLLMLLAYPLVGSPSTWLTLTIAGLAMGMIIFVVSSGLTLVFGLMDVLNFGHGAFIALGAYVAASVLLPLAGWVEADSLALNLSVFALAIVAAMVAAGAVGLFFERVVVRPVYGQHLKQILITMGGMIVAEQLIKAIWGPETIALQVPTTFRGAVLLGDAAIEKYRLIAMALGLVIFIAMLLLLNRTRIGLLIRAGVENREMVEALGYRVRRLFISVFVAGAALAGLGGVLWGLYQQNITAAIGAQVNVLIFIVIIIGGLGSTTGCFVGALLVGLMANYTGFLFPKVALFSNILLMMLVLLWRPQGLFPVARR from the coding sequence ATGACCACTTCAACGACATTGCCGGCCGCCGCACCGACGGACCTGCCCAAGGTCCGGCTCGACTGGACCCCGCTGGCGCTGGCGCCGCTGCTGATGCTGCTGGCCTATCCGCTGGTCGGCAGCCCGTCGACCTGGCTGACGCTGACCATTGCCGGCCTGGCGATGGGCATGATCATCTTCGTCGTCTCGTCCGGCCTGACGCTGGTGTTCGGCCTGATGGATGTGCTCAACTTCGGCCACGGCGCCTTCATCGCGCTGGGCGCTTATGTGGCCGCCTCGGTCCTGCTGCCACTGGCAGGCTGGGTCGAGGCCGACAGCCTGGCGTTGAACCTGTCGGTGTTTGCACTGGCGATCGTAGCCGCGATGGTCGCAGCCGGCGCGGTCGGGCTGTTCTTCGAGCGCGTGGTGGTGCGCCCGGTCTACGGCCAGCACCTGAAGCAGATCCTGATCACGATGGGCGGCATGATCGTGGCCGAGCAGCTGATCAAGGCGATCTGGGGTCCTGAGACCATTGCGCTGCAGGTGCCCACCACCTTCCGCGGCGCGGTGCTGCTGGGCGATGCCGCCATCGAGAAATACCGGCTGATCGCGATGGCACTGGGGCTGGTGATCTTTATCGCGATGCTATTGCTGCTCAACCGCACCCGCATCGGCCTGCTGATCCGCGCCGGCGTGGAGAACCGCGAGATGGTCGAGGCGCTTGGCTACCGCGTGCGGCGCCTGTTTATCAGCGTGTTCGTCGCGGGCGCGGCGCTCGCGGGGCTGGGCGGGGTGCTGTGGGGGCTGTACCAGCAGAACATCACCGCGGCGATCGGCGCGCAGGTGAATGTGCTGATCTTTATCGTCATCATCATCGGCGGGCTGGGATCGACTACCGGCTGCTTTGTCGGCGCGTTGCTGGTGGGGCTGATGGCCAACTACACCGGTTTCCTGTTCCCCAAGGTGGCTCTGTTCTCCAACATCCTGCTGATGATGCTAGTGCTGCTGTGGCGCCCGCAGGGGCTGTTTCCGGTGGCGCGGCGCTGA
- a CDS encoding substrate-binding domain-containing protein, producing the protein MQRNPLAVRALVMAAGLLAAGTALAKDIRIAHVYDKTGALEAYAKQTQTGLMMGLEYATNGTMTVNGNKLVVIEKDTQGKPDVAKAQLAAAYSDDRADIAVGPTSSGTALAMLPVAEEYKKVLLVEPAVADSITGDKWNRYIFRTGRNSSQDAISNAVALDKPGVQIATLAQDYAFGRDGVKAFKGALKNAKIVHEEYLPTSTTDFTAGAQRLFDSLKDKPGRKVIFIIWAGAGNPFKIADLDPKRYGIEIATGGNILPAMASYKNFPGMEGATYYYFGIPKNKANEWLVSNHYSKFKAPPDFFTAGGMTAGIALVEALKKTSGETGTEKLITAMEGMSFDTPKGKMTFRKEDHQAMQSMYHFKIKVDPAFAWGVPELVREIKPEEMAVPVRNHR; encoded by the coding sequence ATGCAACGCAACCCACTCGCCGTACGTGCCCTGGTCATGGCCGCCGGCCTGCTTGCCGCCGGCACCGCGCTGGCCAAGGACATCCGCATCGCGCACGTCTATGACAAGACCGGCGCGCTCGAGGCCTACGCCAAGCAGACCCAGACCGGCCTGATGATGGGCCTGGAGTACGCCACCAACGGCACCATGACCGTCAACGGCAACAAGCTGGTGGTGATCGAGAAAGACACCCAGGGCAAGCCGGACGTGGCCAAGGCCCAGCTGGCCGCTGCCTACAGCGACGACCGCGCCGATATCGCGGTCGGCCCCACCTCTTCCGGCACCGCGCTGGCGATGCTGCCGGTGGCAGAGGAATACAAGAAGGTGCTGCTGGTCGAGCCCGCGGTGGCTGACTCGATCACCGGCGACAAGTGGAACCGCTATATCTTCCGCACCGGCCGCAATTCGTCGCAGGACGCAATTTCCAACGCCGTGGCGCTGGACAAGCCGGGCGTGCAGATCGCCACGCTGGCGCAGGACTACGCTTTTGGCCGCGACGGCGTCAAGGCCTTCAAGGGCGCGCTGAAGAACGCCAAGATCGTGCATGAGGAATACCTGCCGACCAGCACCACGGACTTCACCGCCGGCGCGCAGCGGCTGTTTGATTCGCTCAAGGACAAGCCGGGCCGCAAGGTGATCTTCATCATCTGGGCCGGTGCCGGCAACCCGTTCAAGATCGCCGATCTCGATCCCAAGCGCTACGGCATCGAGATTGCCACCGGCGGCAACATCCTGCCGGCGATGGCCAGCTACAAGAACTTCCCGGGCATGGAAGGGGCCACGTACTACTACTTCGGCATCCCCAAGAACAAGGCCAATGAGTGGCTGGTGTCCAACCACTACAGCAAGTTCAAGGCGCCGCCCGATTTCTTCACGGCCGGCGGCATGACCGCGGGCATCGCGCTGGTCGAGGCGCTGAAGAAGACCAGCGGCGAGACCGGCACCGAGAAGCTGATCACGGCGATGGAGGGCATGTCGTTCGACACGCCCAAGGGCAAGATGACCTTCCGCAAGGAAGACCACCAGGCCATGCAGTCAATGTACCACTTCAAGATCAAGGTGGATCCGGCCTTCGCCTGGGGCGTGCCTGAACTCGTGCGCGAGATCAAGCCCGAAGAGATGGCCGTGCCCGTGCGCAACCACCGCTGA
- a CDS encoding acyl-CoA synthetase: protein MYVIDWLHKNAQHFPDKVALVDVESGRQVTYRHFNERASRFAEYLRDHLQLAPGTRVAVLAHNSSDYFEMLYGCAKAGMVMVCLNWRLPAAELLPILQDCTPEVLVAGDGFLAVAAELARAIPLRAVLHLADDEAADVPGGWTEYEAVLDAASGRIIEMPCRDESEVWHLLYTSGTTGKPKGVIQTYGMVYFNAVNAMLANKITRDDVFLNVLPFFHTGGLNLYANPVLHAGGTVHIMRQFEPQVVLGKLDRASGEGITMFFAVPAVYLFLSQHPRFAQADFAGVRNMSAGGSPVPRPLLEAYLAKGVTICFGFGMTETGPTVFVCDEDTARRKIGTIGKPVGSMLTRIVDAVGADVGPGERGELLIKGPGVTPGYWNLPEATAAAIRDGWLHSGDIAYRDEDGDYYIVDRAKDMFISGGENVYPAEVESVLFQLPGVAEAAVIGAPDARWGEVGMALVVLRPGAALEADAVIAHCKAQLAGYKVPRHVRFLDALPRTPSGKVEKHKLRAKFSG, encoded by the coding sequence ATGTACGTCATCGACTGGCTGCACAAGAACGCGCAGCATTTCCCCGACAAGGTCGCGCTGGTAGACGTGGAGAGCGGCCGCCAGGTGACCTATCGCCACTTCAACGAACGCGCCAGCCGCTTCGCGGAATACCTGCGTGACCACCTGCAACTGGCGCCGGGCACGCGCGTGGCGGTGCTGGCGCACAACAGCTCGGACTATTTCGAGATGCTGTATGGCTGCGCCAAGGCCGGCATGGTGATGGTGTGCCTGAACTGGCGCCTGCCGGCTGCAGAGTTGCTGCCGATCCTGCAGGACTGCACGCCCGAGGTGCTGGTGGCCGGCGACGGCTTCCTGGCCGTGGCCGCCGAGCTGGCGCGCGCGATCCCGTTGCGCGCGGTGCTGCACCTCGCCGACGACGAGGCCGCCGACGTTCCCGGTGGCTGGACCGAGTACGAGGCGGTGCTCGACGCCGCCTCCGGCCGCATCATCGAGATGCCGTGCCGCGATGAGTCCGAGGTCTGGCACCTGCTCTATACCTCCGGCACCACCGGCAAGCCAAAGGGCGTGATCCAGACCTATGGCATGGTCTACTTCAACGCCGTCAACGCGATGCTGGCCAACAAGATCACGCGCGACGACGTGTTCCTCAACGTGCTGCCGTTCTTCCACACCGGCGGACTGAACCTGTATGCCAACCCGGTGCTGCACGCGGGCGGCACGGTGCACATCATGCGGCAGTTCGAGCCGCAGGTGGTGCTGGGCAAGCTCGACCGCGCCAGCGGAGAGGGCATCACCATGTTCTTCGCGGTGCCGGCGGTGTACCTGTTCCTGAGCCAGCACCCGCGCTTCGCGCAGGCGGACTTCGCCGGCGTGCGCAATATGTCGGCGGGGGGCTCGCCGGTGCCCAGGCCGCTGCTGGAGGCCTACCTGGCCAAGGGCGTGACCATCTGCTTCGGCTTCGGCATGACCGAGACCGGCCCCACGGTCTTTGTCTGCGACGAAGATACCGCGCGCCGCAAGATCGGCACCATCGGCAAGCCGGTGGGGTCGATGCTGACGCGCATCGTCGATGCGGTTGGGGCGGACGTAGGCCCGGGCGAGCGTGGCGAACTGCTGATCAAGGGCCCCGGCGTGACGCCAGGCTACTGGAACCTGCCCGAGGCCACCGCGGCCGCGATCCGCGACGGCTGGCTCCATTCCGGCGATATCGCCTACCGCGACGAGGACGGCGACTACTACATCGTCGACCGGGCCAAGGACATGTTTATCTCCGGCGGCGAGAACGTCTATCCGGCCGAAGTCGAGAGCGTGCTGTTCCAGCTGCCGGGCGTGGCCGAGGCCGCCGTGATCGGCGCGCCGGATGCGCGCTGGGGCGAGGTCGGCATGGCGCTGGTGGTGCTGCGCCCGGGCGCAGCCCTGGAGGCCGATGCCGTGATCGCCCACTGCAAGGCGCAGCTGGCCGGCTACAAGGTGCCGCGCCATGTACGCTTTCTCGATGCGCTGCCGCGCACGCCGTCCGGCAAGGTGGAAAAGCACAAGCTGCGCGCAAAGTTTTCTGGCTGA
- the phaZ2 gene encoding D-(-)-3-hydroxybutyrate oligomer hydrolase — translation MHSTQIPPQQKQNRRLRLKVLAAAASMLAAACGSGDDNNNGNGSNPNTKPANIGTVTINSYNGTTDDLLTAGLGKDGLASAAAPLPANPTAPTAAELRRYAIHTNYRAIVDTTASGGYGSLYGPNVDAQGNVTGSEGKVAGVEYLAFSDDGSGQQNVTMLVQIPASFNTSKPCMITATSSGSRGVYGAIATGEWGLKRGCAVAYTDKGTGAAPHDLDTDTVPLIDGTRATRAAAGKNAQFAAPAGATSLAEFTAANPHRLAFKHAHSQRNPEKDWGKFTLQAVEFAIWAINDRFGAVSANGTRQRTLGKDRIVVIASSVSNGGGAAVAAAEQDAGGLIDGVAVGEPNLNMPPNTGIVVQRGATPVAASGRTLYDYTTTANLLQHCAARATALTQAPFYTNPATATFFANRCQTLAEKGLVSGTNTDEQSASALQALRAAGWEAESDDLHPSLAVFDVAAAISVNYANAYAQASVTDRLCGYSFASTLTDLKPAAIAPAALASMFATGNGVPPQPPVQLINDLDPQHGPYLNLASVSPLTLRADLNYDGANCLRSLLAGSDAAARALQAGQALTLRNGNLRGKPAVIVHGRSDGLLPVNHTSRPYLGLNRQQEGVTSKLSYVEVENAQHFDAFIGLVPGYSNRYVPLHVYLNRALDAVYDNLTAGKALPPSQVVRTTPRGGTLNTPAPTLLPSNVPPFAASPAAGNAITVNANTVQVPD, via the coding sequence ATGCATTCCACGCAGATCCCGCCGCAGCAGAAACAGAATCGCCGCCTCAGGCTCAAGGTGCTGGCGGCCGCCGCATCGATGCTGGCCGCCGCCTGCGGTTCGGGCGATGACAACAACAACGGCAACGGCAGCAACCCCAATACCAAGCCGGCGAATATCGGCACGGTCACCATCAACAGCTACAACGGCACCACCGACGACCTGCTGACCGCGGGCCTGGGCAAGGACGGCCTGGCCAGCGCGGCCGCGCCGCTGCCGGCCAACCCCACCGCGCCGACCGCGGCGGAGTTGCGGCGCTATGCGATCCATACCAACTATCGTGCCATTGTCGACACCACCGCCAGCGGCGGCTACGGCTCGCTCTACGGCCCCAATGTCGACGCGCAGGGCAATGTCACCGGCTCCGAAGGCAAGGTGGCCGGCGTGGAGTACCTGGCCTTTTCGGACGATGGCTCGGGCCAGCAGAACGTGACCATGCTGGTGCAGATCCCCGCGTCGTTCAACACGTCGAAGCCGTGCATGATCACCGCCACCTCATCCGGTTCGCGTGGCGTCTATGGCGCCATCGCCACTGGCGAGTGGGGCCTGAAGCGCGGCTGCGCGGTGGCCTATACCGACAAGGGTACCGGCGCCGCGCCGCATGACCTGGATACCGACACCGTGCCGCTGATCGACGGCACCCGCGCCACGCGCGCGGCGGCCGGCAAGAACGCGCAGTTTGCCGCGCCGGCGGGGGCCACCTCGCTGGCGGAATTTACCGCTGCCAACCCGCACCGGCTGGCGTTCAAGCATGCGCATTCGCAGCGCAACCCGGAGAAGGACTGGGGCAAGTTCACGCTGCAGGCGGTGGAATTTGCGATCTGGGCGATCAATGACCGCTTTGGCGCCGTGTCGGCCAACGGCACCCGCCAGCGCACCCTGGGCAAGGACAGGATCGTGGTGATCGCCTCCAGCGTGTCCAACGGCGGCGGTGCCGCGGTAGCGGCGGCCGAGCAGGATGCCGGCGGGCTGATCGACGGCGTGGCGGTGGGCGAGCCCAACCTGAACATGCCGCCAAATACCGGCATCGTGGTGCAACGCGGCGCAACGCCGGTAGCGGCTTCGGGCCGCACGCTGTACGACTACACCACCACGGCCAACCTGCTGCAGCACTGCGCCGCGCGGGCCACCGCGCTGACCCAGGCGCCGTTCTACACCAACCCCGCCACGGCGACGTTCTTTGCCAACCGCTGCCAGACGCTGGCGGAAAAGGGCCTGGTGAGCGGCACGAACACGGACGAACAGAGCGCCAGCGCGCTGCAGGCGCTGCGTGCCGCTGGCTGGGAAGCGGAATCGGACGATCTGCACCCGTCGCTGGCCGTGTTTGACGTCGCCGCCGCGATCTCGGTCAACTATGCCAACGCGTATGCGCAGGCCAGCGTCACCGACCGGCTGTGCGGCTACAGCTTTGCCAGCACGCTGACCGACCTGAAGCCCGCGGCAATCGCGCCCGCGGCGCTGGCGTCGATGTTCGCCACCGGCAACGGCGTGCCGCCGCAGCCGCCGGTCCAGTTGATCAATGACCTCGATCCGCAGCATGGCCCGTACCTGAACCTGGCGTCGGTTTCACCGTTGACGCTGCGGGCAGACCTGAATTACGACGGCGCCAACTGCCTGCGCAGCCTGCTGGCCGGCTCCGACGCCGCGGCACGCGCATTGCAAGCCGGCCAGGCGCTGACGCTGCGCAACGGCAACCTGCGCGGCAAGCCGGCGGTGATCGTGCACGGGCGCAGCGACGGGCTGCTGCCGGTCAACCATACCTCGCGCCCGTACCTCGGGCTGAACCGGCAACAGGAGGGGGTGACCAGCAAGCTGTCATACGTGGAGGTCGAGAACGCCCAGCACTTCGATGCCTTCATCGGCCTGGTGCCGGGCTACAGCAACCGCTATGTGCCGCTGCACGTCTACCTGAACCGGGCCCTGGATGCGGTCTACGACAACCTCACCGCGGGCAAGGCGCTGCCGCCGTCGCAGGTGGTGCGCACCACGCCGCGCGGGGGCACCCTCAATACGCCGGCGCCGACGCTGCTGCCGTCCAACGTGCCGCCGTTCGCCGCATCGCCTGCGGCCGGCAACGCGATTACCGTCAACGCTAATACCGTACAGGTGCCTGACTGA
- a CDS encoding MaoC/PaaZ C-terminal domain-containing protein has product MNDALPRVLSQRDFDRFAALSHDDNPIHCDPSFARGTHFGATVAHGMFLFSLLCAHTWRQVPGPALPVGQTLMFPTPAFVGDTVQIALAPQHAPAGLARYGTTVGSAGGPGEAPRVTAVGESLWLPDAGPDALAWLPGETAQAPEAGDAILYGLRPGQEARATRAFAQADLDEYITLTGDANPYHADPAFARARGFGGPVVPLPLLAGMFSDLLGTQLPGRGTGWMKQSLRLASAARLDEPLTACVRIVRLRAGKDLVNLASVVTGADGRVVVQGESLVLVRNLADKGACRAA; this is encoded by the coding sequence ATGAACGATGCCCTGCCGCGCGTGCTGTCGCAGCGCGACTTTGACCGCTTCGCCGCCTTGTCGCACGACGACAACCCGATCCACTGCGATCCGTCCTTTGCCCGTGGCACGCATTTCGGCGCCACCGTGGCGCACGGCATGTTCCTGTTTTCGCTGCTGTGCGCCCACACCTGGCGGCAGGTGCCCGGGCCGGCGTTGCCGGTCGGGCAGACGCTGATGTTCCCGACGCCGGCCTTCGTTGGCGATACGGTGCAGATCGCGCTGGCGCCGCAGCACGCGCCAGCCGGACTGGCGCGCTACGGCACCACCGTTGGCAGCGCGGGTGGGCCGGGCGAGGCGCCGCGCGTTACGGCCGTGGGCGAATCGCTCTGGCTGCCGGATGCCGGGCCGGACGCACTGGCCTGGCTGCCCGGCGAGACGGCACAGGCGCCAGAGGCGGGCGACGCCATCCTTTACGGCCTGCGCCCTGGTCAGGAAGCCCGTGCGACGCGCGCCTTCGCCCAGGCAGACCTGGACGAATACATCACCCTGACCGGCGACGCCAACCCGTATCACGCCGATCCGGCCTTTGCCCGCGCGCGCGGGTTTGGCGGGCCGGTGGTGCCGCTGCCGCTGCTGGCCGGCATGTTCTCGGACCTGCTCGGCACGCAACTGCCCGGACGGGGCACGGGGTGGATGAAGCAGTCGCTGCGCCTCGCTTCAGCCGCGCGGCTGGATGAGCCGCTGACGGCATGCGTGCGCATCGTGCGGCTGCGCGCCGGCAAGGACTTGGTCAACCTGGCCAGCGTGGTCACGGGCGCGGACGGGCGCGTGGTGGTGCAGGGCGAATCACTCGTGCTGGTGCGCAACCTGGCGGACAAGGGCGCCTGCCGCGCCGCCTAG
- a CDS encoding enoyl-CoA hydratase/isomerase family protein: MNAHAEPLVQWERADGVALLRLNRPQRHNSLVPELLEALLAALDEIEVDPAIHAVVLTHAGKNFSTGGDVAAFAAQGDAIASYADRLLALLNRSILRLAALRCPVVAAVEGWLTGGSLGLVLACDMAVLARDARIAPYYTVVGFSPDGGWTAMLPQLVGTPQARAWQLNNTIVAAPEAEALGLATALAAPGSAEADAVTLARGVMRKVPGSVARTRALLRWDADTLAAGLERERAAFVAQIASAETADGMRCFLAGRTRE; encoded by the coding sequence ATGAACGCCCACGCAGAACCCCTGGTGCAGTGGGAGCGCGCCGATGGCGTGGCACTGCTGCGCCTGAACCGGCCGCAGCGGCACAACAGCCTGGTGCCCGAGTTGCTGGAAGCGCTGCTGGCCGCGCTGGACGAGATTGAAGTCGACCCCGCGATCCATGCCGTGGTGCTGACGCATGCCGGAAAAAATTTCTCCACCGGCGGCGACGTCGCGGCATTCGCTGCGCAGGGCGACGCGATAGCCAGCTACGCCGACCGGCTGCTGGCACTGCTGAACCGCTCGATCCTGCGACTGGCAGCGCTGCGCTGCCCGGTGGTGGCGGCGGTGGAGGGCTGGCTGACGGGCGGCTCGCTGGGCCTGGTGCTGGCGTGCGACATGGCGGTGCTGGCGCGGGATGCGCGCATCGCGCCGTACTACACGGTGGTTGGCTTCAGCCCGGACGGCGGCTGGACCGCGATGCTGCCGCAGCTGGTCGGCACGCCGCAGGCGCGCGCCTGGCAGCTGAACAATACGATCGTCGCCGCGCCGGAGGCAGAGGCACTTGGCCTGGCCACCGCGCTGGCCGCGCCGGGTTCGGCCGAGGCCGATGCCGTGACGCTGGCGCGCGGCGTCATGCGCAAGGTGCCGGGCAGCGTGGCCCGCACGCGCGCGCTGTTGCGCTGGGACGCCGACACCCTGGCGGCCGGCCTTGAGCGAGAGCGCGCGGCCTTTGTCGCCCAGATCGCCAGTGCCGAGACCGCCGACGGCATGCGGTGCTTCCTGGCAGGACGCACGCGCGAATAG
- a CDS encoding branched-chain amino acid ABC transporter permease, with the protein MIRLLSGDLPRSRVLTVILLLILVALACAPFAFPGARALNMAAKICIFVVLVASYDLLLGYTGIVSFAHTMFFGIGGYGVAIAMSRMEPGWGALLVGTVGALAVSALLAFLIGLFSLRVRAIFFAMITLAVATAFATLVSQLSEWTGGEDGLTFKVPEVLRPGFTLGEAEWLGVPLSGKLLSYYLVFAGAVVLFLVLLRIVNSPFGRVLQAIRENDFRAEAIGYRTVVYRTVSTVLSAMFATLAGVLMAIWLRYNGPDTSLSFEIMVDILLIVVIGGMGTLYGAVIGTVLFLVAQTYLQDVMKLASDTTAALPLLSSLLHPDRWLLWLGLLFILSVYYFPQGVVGRLRGTGPVQDVAS; encoded by the coding sequence ATGATCCGACTTCTCTCCGGCGACCTGCCGCGCAGCCGCGTGCTGACCGTGATCCTGCTGCTGATCCTGGTGGCCCTGGCGTGCGCCCCATTCGCCTTCCCCGGCGCGCGTGCGCTCAACATGGCGGCCAAGATCTGCATCTTCGTGGTGCTGGTGGCCAGCTATGACCTGCTGCTGGGCTATACCGGCATCGTTTCCTTCGCCCACACCATGTTCTTCGGCATTGGAGGCTATGGCGTGGCCATCGCCATGTCGCGCATGGAACCAGGGTGGGGGGCGCTGCTGGTGGGCACTGTCGGCGCGCTGGCGGTGTCGGCGCTGCTGGCTTTCCTGATCGGGCTGTTCTCGCTGCGGGTGCGGGCCATCTTCTTTGCCATGATCACGCTGGCGGTGGCGACCGCCTTCGCCACGCTGGTGTCGCAACTGTCGGAATGGACCGGTGGCGAAGACGGGCTGACCTTCAAGGTGCCGGAGGTGCTGCGTCCCGGCTTTACGCTGGGCGAGGCCGAATGGCTGGGCGTGCCGCTGAGCGGCAAGCTGCTCAGCTACTACCTGGTGTTCGCCGGCGCGGTGGTGCTGTTTCTGGTGCTGCTGCGCATCGTCAACTCGCCCTTTGGCCGGGTGCTGCAGGCGATCCGAGAGAACGATTTCCGTGCCGAGGCGATCGGCTACCGCACCGTGGTGTACCGTACCGTGTCGACGGTGCTGTCGGCGATGTTCGCCACGCTGGCCGGCGTGCTGATGGCGATCTGGCTGCGCTATAACGGGCCCGATACCTCGCTGTCGTTCGAGATCATGGTCGACATCCTGCTGATCGTGGTGATCGGCGGCATGGGCACGCTCTATGGCGCGGTGATCGGCACGGTGCTGTTCCTGGTGGCGCAGACCTACCTGCAGGACGTGATGAAACTGGCCAGCGACACCACCGCCGCGCTGCCGCTGCTGTCGTCTCTGCTGCATCCGGACCGGTGGCTGCTGTGGCTGGGTTTGCTGTTTATCCTGAGCGTCTATTATTTCCCGCAGGGCGTGGTGGGGCGGCTGCGCGGCACCGGGCCCGTGCAGGATGTGGCAAGCTGA